One Synechocystis sp. LKSZ1 genomic window, CTGGGCAGGGCAGGGCCTGGGGGTCAATCTTACGCTGAATGGCCTTGAGGCCAGGGACGTAGGCAAAGTTAAAGACGGCAATGCGATTGGGGTCGAGCTGGACGGTTTTAGCAATGGTTTCCCGGAAGCTGGCTAGGGTTTGGCCGGGTAGGCCGTAGATCAGATCGACATTGACACTGGCAAAATCAGCGGCCCGAATCCAGTCCATCACCGCAAAGAGTTTTTCTTCGCTAATTTCCCGGTTAATGGCCCGTTGTACCTGAGGGTTAAAGTCTTGAATGCCGAAGCTAATGCGGTTAAAGCCCATAGCCCGCAGAGCAAAAATATAGTTCTTATCGACGTGGCGGGGATTGATCTCAATGGAGACCTCGGCATCCTTCGTTAAATGAAAATGCTGGTTAATGCTCTGCCAGAGGTGATCCACCTGCTCCAGGTTGAGATAGTTAGGCGTTCCCCCACCCCAGTGCAGTTGCGTCACCGGCCGTTGGCAATCCATGAGTTGGGCCTTCTGTTGAATTTCCTGGTGCAGATAGCCGAGATAGTCTTGGGCAATGCGTTGATTATTGGAAACAATCACATTACAACCGCAGAAGTAACAGGCGCTGTGGCAAAAGGGGAGATGAAAGTATAAAGAAAGGGGCAATTGGCGGGCATTAGAGGCAGAAATAGCTGTTTTAACCTCCGCTTCCGTCACATGGGCGTGAAATTCCGTTGCTGGGGGATAGCTGGTATAGCGAGGCAGGGCCTGATTATATTTAATGAGCAGATCGGTATCAAATTCTAGGGGCGAGAGGGTCAGAGGCATCGTTAAAAATCCTTAAAAAATACTCCCATCACGACAAGCGGCGGGAGATATGGGCAATAAGCAAAAATTGAAAAACGTTAAACCGTCGCGAGGGGCACTTCTCTCCGACCAGGACGCCCTTCCGTACTACCCGGCCGGTCTTGGCGAGTCAGCAGATCGAAAACATGCTCTCCAACGGCAGCTTTGACATCGGGTTCGAGGTCGTGCATCACATCTCGATTCAGAGCAAAGGCTAAATTCGCTTCGGCCACAATCGCTTCTACCTGTTCTGGACTGAGGGACAGCGCATCTAACGCCTGACGATAGTTTTCCTTAAAGGCCCGTTTGGCCTCGATAGTGGGAATCTGCTCAAACTCGTAGAAAGCGGTTCCTTGGCCCTCGGGTAACTTCAGGGCCGATCGCACAATCCGGCTCAGGGCCTGGCCCCCCGACAGATCTCCTAGGTAACGGGTATAGGCATGGGCGATCAATAGCTCTGGTTGCGTCTGGGCAATTTCTTGAATACGGCTGACGTAGGTTTGGCCCGAGGGCAGGGGAGCAATCTCTGCTGGCCAGTTTTCGCCGTAGTAAAAAGCGAGGTCTTTGGCTAAGTTATCCTGACGGTTTAGTTCTGGGAAATAGACTTGACTGAGGATGGGATGATCTTGCAGACGGGCCAATTCGGCTTCGAGGGTAGTATAGACGAAGTAGAGATTAGCCAAGAGTTTACGGAAGGGTTCGGTTTCCACAATGCCCTTGAGAAAACACTTCATGTAGGCCGTATTTTCCGAAAGGGTGTGGGATTGTTGGGTGCCTTCCCGGAGGGCTTGGGCGAGGTGGGTCATGGGGTTAACTCCCGAATGAAAAATCTGAAAATTACACAGTTAAATTGGCATAGCGGATGGAACTTCGGTTTTCGCCCCCTGACTCCCCAGCCGTAGGGGGCAACTCAAAAGTATTAAACTCTCCAATTCACCCAGTCCTGGGGCTTGAGGAAGGTTTCCGCCAGGCCGGCTTCCGGGGTTCCAGGTTCTGCTTCGTAGCAGTATTGCCAGCGGGCCAGGGGTGGTAACGACATCAGGATCGATTCGGTACGGCCTTGGGTTTGCAGGCCAAAGATGGTGCCTCGGTCATAGACCAAGTTAAATTCCACATAGCGGCCCCGGCGATAGAGTTGAAAGTCCCGTTCCCGGTCGCCGTAGGGGAGTTCACAGCGTTTTTCGGCAATGGGCAAATAACTGGGCAGGAAAGACTTCCCACAGCTCTGGGCAAAGGCAAACAGGTCTTCCCAACTGCGCTGAACCGGGCCGACTTGTTGACTGTAGCGGTAGGCTTCCCCATCGGTATTGTGACCCGCATAGAGTAGGCCCCGTTGGTCTTGGTAGTCGAAGAAAATGCCTCCCACGCCGCGGGTTTCCTGGCGATGTTTCAGGTAGAAATATTCATCACACCAGCGTTTGAAGGCGGGATAGTACTCTGGATGATGACGGTCACAGGCCTGCTTAATGGTTTGATGGAAATGCACCACGTCTTCCACAAAGGGATAGTAGGGGGTTAAATCCACCCCGCCGCCAAACCACCAGATGGGGCCGGCTTCAAAATAACGATAATTCAAATGCACCGTGGGAACGTAGGGATTGCGGGGATGGAGCACCATCGAGGTTCCCGTCGCATAAAAGGTATGGCCCGCCGCTTCCGGCCGTTGGGTCAGGATCGATGGGGGCAGGGTTTCGCCCCACACTTCCGAAAAATTGACGCCGCCCTGTTCAAAAACTCGGCCGTTTTGGATCACCCGCGTCCGACCTTCACCGCCTTCGGGCCGTTGCCAGGTATCTTCCCGAAATTTGGCCTGGCCATCCAGGGCCTCTAGGGCGGCACAAATATTGTCTTGGAGGCCCTGCACAAACTGCTTGGCTCGGGCCTTGGCATCGCTAGGAGGAGCAACTACCGCTGGAACAGTGGAGGATGGGGTCAGAACTGAATGACTCATGGGTAACGTACAGCAGATTTGATCAATCGTTTTTGTCCTTTGATAACCATATAAGAATAAAAACGAAATTAGGAAGTGCTGTTACAAAAGTTTATATCTCCTAGGGGACAAGCTTCTTTAAATCTTGCAGAATAAGCACTTTCAAGTATTTCTTTCGCACTGATTCCAGCTATCGTCAAAAAACGTTACAGAGAGAAAGACTCTCTTTCTCAGAATACTGTTTATAATTTCACATAGCCATTTAGTTATCAAAGGAGTTTTATGGTTAACACCCTACCGAAGCCCTCTGCCGTTAGTGTCCCTGCGGAGCCGATGATGAAGGAGAGCTTGCTGACGCCCCGGTTTTACATCACGGATTTTGAAGCGGCTGCCAACCTCGACCTCTCCCGCCAAGAGGAGGAGCTTCAGGCCATGTTGACCGAAATGAAAAACGACTATAACCGGGATCATTTCGTCCGGGATGCGGAATACCAACAGGCCTTTGATAACCTCGACGAAGAGGCTCGCCAGGCCTTTATTGATTACCTGGAGCGTTCCTGCGTTTCCGAATTTTCCGGCTTTTTGCTCTTTAAGGAACTGTCCCGCAAGCTCAAGGGCCGTAATCAAATTCTGGCGGATATTTTCCACCTTATGGCCCGGGACGAGGCTCGCCACGCGGGTTTCCTCAATAAAGCCATGGGGGATTTTAATGTTTCCCTGGATCTGGGTCGCCTGACTAAAAGCCGCACCTACACTTTCTTTCCCCTGGAATGGGTGATTTATACCGTCTATCTCTCGGAAAAGATCGGTTACTGGCGCTACATCATTATTTTTCGCCACCTGGAAAAACACCCAGAACACCAATTTTCCCCCCTCTTCAATTACTTTGAGAGCTGGTGCCAGGATGAAAACCGCCACGGCGATATTTTTAAGGCGCTCCTGCGTTCCCAACCGACGATGTGGCAGACCTGGCAGTCTCGTCTCTGGAGTCGTTTCTTCCTACTGTCCGTCTTTGTGACCCATAGCCTCACCGTCCATGAACGCTCTAATTTCTACGTCACCCTGGGCCTAGACCCCACGGAATTTGATCAGGAAGTGATCCGTAAGACTAACGAAACCTCAGCTCGGGCCTTCCCCACTGTATTGAATACCGAGCATCCTGACTTTTTCCCTCGCCTGAACCGTTGTGCCCAACATAACCTGGCCGCTAGTGCCATTAACGAGGATAAAGGCCCCTTTAAGTTTTTGCGGAAATTGCCCCACTACACGGCCATTTTCTGGAATTTCTTCCGTTTATTCCTGATTTCTCCCCTCGATGCGGAATTAGACCGGGGAACCGTTCGCTAAGGCCCTGTTGGATGGGGGGATACCAGGCCCTATACCCCAATGGGGAGGATTGGTATTAGGAATTTGCTTAAGCAATAATAGTTTTACCAGCAAAGAAGTCTTGTAACTGACGGTCATGGTCGTGGGCTAAATTGCCTAGGGGCAACTGCTCTCGCGTAAAGGCCGCTACGTCTTGGATCTCCGCTGTGTCTCCAACGGTCATGGGCCCAGATGCTTTCACGGCTAGGAAAATACAAATGGAGTGAGTTCTGGGGTCACGCTCAGGAGCAGAATAAACCCCCACCAGGCCCTCGATCGCCACTAGATTTAGGCCGGTTTCTTCCTGAAGTTCTCGCTCCGCCGTTTTCTCAATGGTTTCTCCCCAATCGACCAGGCCACCGGGAAGCCCCCACTGGCCCGTATCACGGCGTTGCACCAGTACGAATCGACCATCCGGAAGAATTGGAATCAGACTCACGCCAGTGACGGGATGTCGTAGCAGGAGGCCCAAAACCGTTTTACCAATCTGCCAAAGACGAGTTAGCACAGCGCATTAACCTTCTAAAGTTGTGTACAGCCATCGGCCTGACAGGCCACCGAACAATTGCGGCCCCTTTTCTTGGCTTCGTAGAGGGCCTGGTCGGCCTGAGAGAGGAGGTCTGCCCAAGAGTCTTGAGGCTGGGGAATCTGGCTACTCATGCCAATACTCAGGGTGACTCGGCTACTCACCAAGGATTGGGGATGGGGAATATTTTGCTCAAACATGGCCTCATGGATTTTGTTGGCCACGGTCATGGCCCCGGCTAGGTCAGTATGGGGCAAAATTACCACAAATTCCTCCCCACCATAGCGTGCCAGAAAGTCTTCTGAGCGCTGAATCACGTTTTGAAGGGTGCGGGCGATGTCTTGCAAACAACGGTCTCCCTGGGGATGGCCGCAGTCATCGTTGTAGCGCTTGAAATAGTCAACATCGAGAAGAAGCAGAGAGAGGGGGGCCTGGAGCCGACTGAGACGCCGCCACTCTACCCCAATGCGCTCATCAAAGGAACGACGATTGGGAATTCCCGTTAAGCTATCCAAGTGGGCCTTCGATTCCAGCTCTCGATTTACAGCCAGTAATTGTTGTTTAGCCTCTGATAACTCTTGGGTTCTGGCTTCTACCAAAGATTCAAGGTTGCCGTAGAGGGCCAACAATTGGCCTTGGGCCTGGCGACGTTCCTGGAGAATCACCGACAGGGCCAAGGTGGTGATGGATAGGGTCAAAATATAGCTCTGCAGTAGAAAATAGGCCACATAGCTATGGATTAATAGGGCTGACGCTCGGGGAGCAATCCAAAAAAGAGCACCATCGCTTTTGCTGGTATAGAGGATAAACAGCACAGATATCAAGGCTGTTAGCCCGAGGGCACTGCGTTGACTGAGACGAAACACCGACCAAAGCACTGTTAAAAAGAGCAAATACTCGAGATGCAATTGGTAGATAAAAATCAGGCCCAGAATCAGGAAAACGATTGTGAGTAGTAGGGAACTTTCCCAGGGATGACGACGGGGAGGAGACGCATCACTCCGCCACAGAAAAATCATAGGTGAAAAAACAATGTGGGCCATGACGCTGGCAATCCACCAAAATAAAAAAGAATAGGTGAATTCGGCCCAGGTAATCACCTGAAAACTGGCTAACAGGCCAACGCCGATCAAGGCAGAGACCAAGGGAGAAACCAGAGCCGCCAGCAGAAAAACCCCCAGGGATTGACTCTCCGCAAACAGCAACGGATTTTTGGCCCATCGTCGTAGGATCCGAGTTGCTACCCAGGGTTGGAGACAATTCCCCAAGGCACAGCCCCCTTGAACCACAATCCAAGACCCGAAGGACTGGTGTAGATCTAGTTCCATTAAGGAGGGGATTAGACCCATGAAGGAGCCGATAACAATCCCCCCAAACACCTTCGGCCCCCAGCGATATACCAGGGGAAAGGATAGGGCCGACGGCAACCAAATAATGGCGACATTCCCTGGCAGAGTCGCTAGATGCAAACTAATTTGTACTGCAATGGCATAGGCAATAGCCAGACCGCCATTGATGAGGAACAGAGTCTCCCACGGGGGGAATCGTCCAGAATTGGGTGACATGGGCGTTATATTCTCTCGTTACCTTCGGGCAGAACGGTATGCTAGCAACCCATAATAAATGAATGTTTAAAAAGTATTGCTCTTGTCAATACCACGGAAATAACTTGGCTCTCCTCCAGAGTAATTCTCCCAAAAAAATGCCTAGATCCCCTAAAATCAGCGATAGCGAGAAAAACCAGTGCGCTTTTCCCGGCCTAGGCTGTTGGGGGCCTGATTAGCCCAGTTCTAGCCCTTTTTCCAGGAGGTTCCGATGATTATTGCAATCACTGCGCTCAAGGGCGGGGTCGGCAAAACCACCACTGCCATTCATCTGGCGGCCTATCTACAACAAAAGGCCCCGACGCTCCTGATTGATGCTGACCGCAATCGCTCGGCCCTGATTTGGTCTCGGGAGGAAAAGCTTCCTTTCTATGTGGCGTCCCAGGCTGGTGCCACCAGTTTAATCCGCAAATATCCCCACATCATTATCGACACTCGGGCCCGGCCAGAGGCAGAAGAATTCCGGGATCTCGCCGATGGCAGTGATCTTTTGATTGTCCCCACTACCCCCAATCACCTTGACCTGGATGCAACCTTTAAGGCGGTTGAACAGTTGTCCTCCTTAAAAGTGAATTATAAAATTCTGCTCACCAAGGTTGATGCCCGAACCAAGGGCGGCCAGCAGGCCCGGCAGTTACTCGAAGCTGAAAACCTACCGCTCTTTAAGACAGAAATTCCTCTCCTAGTGGCCTTTGAGCGAGCTTCCCACAAAGGAGTCATCATTCGTGATTATTCCGATCCCCGCTCGGCCCTGGCCTGGGGGCGCTACAAGGCCGTTGGCCAAGAAATTCTACCCTAATGCGTTCCCTCCCAATGTTCGACTTTATTCAAGACCTTAATCCGTGGTTGTTGGCCCTGGCCCTGAATAGTGTCCTGCTGGCTCTGGCCCTAGCCCTGCCGAAAAAATTATTGACCCCGGCAGGCTACGGCCATGCCTGGCTCCTGGGCGTGATCATTTGGGGCGGGCTAGGTTGGCGGGGCTATGTTCTGGTCATGGTCTATTTCCTAGTGGGTTCCGCGGTCACTAAAATTGGCCTCTCGCAAAAGACGGCCCTGGGTATTGCCGAAAAACGCTCCGGCCAGCGAGGGCCTGAAAATGTTTGGGGGTCTGCCTCCACGGCCGCCCTTTGTGCTTTGTTGATCCTAGTGGTGGCCCCGGTATGGCATCCCCTGCTCTGGTTGGGTTATACGGCTAGTTTTAGCACCAAATTAGCGGATACCTGTGCGAGTGAAGTGGGCAAGGCCTACGGCCAACGGACTTTCTTAATTACAACCTTTAAACCGGTTCCTCGGGGAACAGAAGGAGCTGTGAGCCTGGAGGGAACCTTGGCGGGGATTATCGGTAGTTTCATTATTGCGAGTTTGGCCTGTGGCCTGGGCGTGATTACGGTCTGGGGCTTCCTCTGGACGATACTTGCCGCCTTTATTGCCACTAATCTGGAAAGCGTCCTGGGGGCGACTCTGCAAAGCCGTTGGCCCTGGCTGACCAACGAAGTAGTAAATGGGATTAATACTCTGCTTGGGGCCGTGATTGCGGTGGCCCTGGCCTGGTATGGGGCAATAAGCTGAAAATCGGCCAAACTAAGGAGAACCCCTCCCCCCGGCCTGATCGATTTACCTATTCCGGGGGGCATGCTGGCTTCATTCAACTGCAATCCCCGTTGCTATGCTATCTCGCTCCTCCCTTCACTTATTAATTGCCCTTAGCTATCGGCCAAGTCGTCTAAGGCAGTCTGGGTCAGGGTTTACTCTGCTGGAAATCCTGATCGTTAGTGTCGGGCTCGGTATTCTAGCGGCCCTTGCTTTTCCCAGCTATATGGGAGCCGTTGATAAGGCCCACTACGCCGAGGCCAAAAGTCAAATGGGTTGTTTAGCCAGAGAATTACAAGGGTTTCGGCTAGAAAAC contains:
- the hemN gene encoding oxygen-independent coproporphyrinogen III oxidase, which codes for MPLTLSPLEFDTDLLIKYNQALPRYTSYPPATEFHAHVTEAEVKTAISASNARQLPLSLYFHLPFCHSACYFCGCNVIVSNNQRIAQDYLGYLHQEIQQKAQLMDCQRPVTQLHWGGGTPNYLNLEQVDHLWQSINQHFHLTKDAEVSIEINPRHVDKNYIFALRAMGFNRISFGIQDFNPQVQRAINREISEEKLFAVMDWIRAADFASVNVDLIYGLPGQTLASFRETIAKTVQLDPNRIAVFNFAYVPGLKAIQRKIDPQALPCPEEKLAILKQSITDLTDSGYVFIGMDHFAKPDDELALAQRQGTLKRNFQGYTTQPEAELFGFGLTSISMLDDIYFQNHKRLKDYYQAVTEGRLPLEKAVQLGPDDQLRRQIIMGLMCHFALDYHQIERQYHLNFGQYFAQELTALKPLAADGLLEIQSQGLTITPKGRLLIRNIAAVFDVYRRSVQPVAFSQTI
- a CDS encoding heme oxygenase (biliverdin-producing); protein product: MTHLAQALREGTQQSHTLSENTAYMKCFLKGIVETEPFRKLLANLYFVYTTLEAELARLQDHPILSQVYFPELNRQDNLAKDLAFYYGENWPAEIAPLPSGQTYVSRIQEIAQTQPELLIAHAYTRYLGDLSGGQALSRIVRSALKLPEGQGTAFYEFEQIPTIEAKRAFKENYRQALDALSLSPEQVEAIVAEANLAFALNRDVMHDLEPDVKAAVGEHVFDLLTRQDRPGSTEGRPGRREVPLATV
- the hemF gene encoding oxygen-dependent coproporphyrinogen oxidase — its product is MSHSVLTPSSTVPAVVAPPSDAKARAKQFVQGLQDNICAALEALDGQAKFREDTWQRPEGGEGRTRVIQNGRVFEQGGVNFSEVWGETLPPSILTQRPEAAGHTFYATGTSMVLHPRNPYVPTVHLNYRYFEAGPIWWFGGGVDLTPYYPFVEDVVHFHQTIKQACDRHHPEYYPAFKRWCDEYFYLKHRQETRGVGGIFFDYQDQRGLLYAGHNTDGEAYRYSQQVGPVQRSWEDLFAFAQSCGKSFLPSYLPIAEKRCELPYGDRERDFQLYRRGRYVEFNLVYDRGTIFGLQTQGRTESILMSLPPLARWQYCYEAEPGTPEAGLAETFLKPQDWVNWRV
- the acsF gene encoding magnesium-protoporphyrin IX monomethyl ester (oxidative) cyclase → MVNTLPKPSAVSVPAEPMMKESLLTPRFYITDFEAAANLDLSRQEEELQAMLTEMKNDYNRDHFVRDAEYQQAFDNLDEEARQAFIDYLERSCVSEFSGFLLFKELSRKLKGRNQILADIFHLMARDEARHAGFLNKAMGDFNVSLDLGRLTKSRTYTFFPLEWVIYTVYLSEKIGYWRYIIIFRHLEKHPEHQFSPLFNYFESWCQDENRHGDIFKALLRSQPTMWQTWQSRLWSRFFLLSVFVTHSLTVHERSNFYVTLGLDPTEFDQEVIRKTNETSARAFPTVLNTEHPDFFPRLNRCAQHNLAASAINEDKGPFKFLRKLPHYTAIFWNFFRLFLISPLDAELDRGTVR
- a CDS encoding NUDIX hydrolase, producing MLTRLWQIGKTVLGLLLRHPVTGVSLIPILPDGRFVLVQRRDTGQWGLPGGLVDWGETIEKTAERELQEETGLNLVAIEGLVGVYSAPERDPRTHSICIFLAVKASGPMTVGDTAEIQDVAAFTREQLPLGNLAHDHDRQLQDFFAGKTIIA
- a CDS encoding diguanylate cyclase, whose product is MSPNSGRFPPWETLFLINGGLAIAYAIAVQISLHLATLPGNVAIIWLPSALSFPLVYRWGPKVFGGIVIGSFMGLIPSLMELDLHQSFGSWIVVQGGCALGNCLQPWVATRILRRWAKNPLLFAESQSLGVFLLAALVSPLVSALIGVGLLASFQVITWAEFTYSFLFWWIASVMAHIVFSPMIFLWRSDASPPRRHPWESSLLLTIVFLILGLIFIYQLHLEYLLFLTVLWSVFRLSQRSALGLTALISVLFILYTSKSDGALFWIAPRASALLIHSYVAYFLLQSYILTLSITTLALSVILQERRQAQGQLLALYGNLESLVEARTQELSEAKQQLLAVNRELESKAHLDSLTGIPNRRSFDERIGVEWRRLSRLQAPLSLLLLDVDYFKRYNDDCGHPQGDRCLQDIARTLQNVIQRSEDFLARYGGEEFVVILPHTDLAGAMTVANKIHEAMFEQNIPHPQSLVSSRVTLSIGMSSQIPQPQDSWADLLSQADQALYEAKKRGRNCSVACQADGCTQL
- a CDS encoding ParA family protein gives rise to the protein MIIAITALKGGVGKTTTAIHLAAYLQQKAPTLLIDADRNRSALIWSREEKLPFYVASQAGATSLIRKYPHIIIDTRARPEAEEFRDLADGSDLLIVPTTPNHLDLDATFKAVEQLSSLKVNYKILLTKVDARTKGGQQARQLLEAENLPLFKTEIPLLVAFERASHKGVIIRDYSDPRSALAWGRYKAVGQEILP
- a CDS encoding TIGR00297 family protein: MRSLPMFDFIQDLNPWLLALALNSVLLALALALPKKLLTPAGYGHAWLLGVIIWGGLGWRGYVLVMVYFLVGSAVTKIGLSQKTALGIAEKRSGQRGPENVWGSASTAALCALLILVVAPVWHPLLWLGYTASFSTKLADTCASEVGKAYGQRTFLITTFKPVPRGTEGAVSLEGTLAGIIGSFIIASLACGLGVITVWGFLWTILAAFIATNLESVLGATLQSRWPWLTNEVVNGINTLLGAVIAVALAWYGAIS